GCGGCCTGATCCCACGTCGCCGACGCGACGAACGCCCGCGCGATCAGATCGGCGGGAAGCAACAACACGCCGTCTTGGATCTGCGGAGTAACCCCCTGCGTGACGTCGGTGTCGTTGATGAGGAGATGCGGCGGGGACGCCTGGCCCAGGGACGGAAGGGGCCGGGCGAAGAGGAGCACCAGCGTCAGAGCGGCCGCCCGCAGCGACATCAAATCCTCCGGCGAGAAATCCCCGATCTTGTGGTGCGAAGCCGGGTGTGAAGACCGCGGCACCGGGTATTCGGGGATCGGGGTGGGACTCCTCCCGCCGATCTCGTGCAGTGCAGGTGATTCCACGAAAAGTTACGCGAAAAGAGCGTCCGCAAAAGCGGCCGGACCCGGGGGGTTCGGCCCGGGTCCGGCAGGACCGCGTGCGGGCGCGGATCAGCTGAGGGGCTTCACCGCCCGCTTCTCGGACACATGCCCGTCCAGTACGAACCGGCCGTCCAGATTCTTGAGGCGCTCCATGATCCCGCCGTACTCGAGCTCTTCCATCCCGAGCATCGCCGGATTGAAGAAGCCCTGGGACCGGATCTCCGCGCCCTTCTCGACCGCCTTGTTCCGGAAGACGTCCCACACCGGGTTCTTGAACAAGTCCACCGGCCCGGTGAGCACGCCGTCGCGCACGGAGTATCCGGCGGCGGAGACCATCGGCAGACAGTAGAAGATACTGGAATCGGTGTTGATCGGCACCGGCGCAAGCGGCATGTTGTGGCTGCCGCGGGTATCGCCGGCGACGAACGGAATCTTGCTGAACGCGAGCCCGAACTCTTCCGTGGCCGGGAAGATCCGCTGCGTCCGGACGATCGCGACGGGATCGTCCTTCCCGACGTACCGCCCGGCGATGTGCTTGAGCCGCGTCGTGCTGAGCGCGGCGCCCTGCTCCTCCGGGTGCGCCCGCGAGTGGATGCTCTTCACGACGAACCGGCCGGTGTCGCGCAGCAAAGTCGCGAGATCGTAGAGGTCCTCGGGGGCATGCAGCGTGATCTCGCGCTCGGCCGCCGTGTGGTTCACGTCCACGACCACGAACGTGAACCCCTTGCCGATGTCCGGACTCAGCAGCAGGCCGGAGCAGTACATCGGGTCGCAAAACGTCAGGTACAGCAGCAGGTTGAAGGCACCCGGCTCCGTCTTGTCCGCGGTCAGCACCATGAACGGCTCGGCCGCGCGTTCGGTGATCTCCATCTCCGCGACGCCGGGGCCCATGCCCTGGATGTTGCCCGAGAAGTCGCTCTTCAGCAAATCCTGCTTCGCCCCGTAGAGGCCCTGCCGTTCGGCGATCGACCCCGCCGCCATGAAGACATCATAGGCGAGGCGGTGGACCTCCTCGGAGCCCGCGCCGCGCTTGTGCGTCATCAGCAGACAGATGTCGTCGCCGGTGTGCGTAACGCGGAAGTCGATCAGCGACGCCCCGCGGCGCGCCTCGAGCATCTGGGACGCGGCCTGCAGCATTTCGGGGCTGGGCTGCGTGTGGCCCGCGATGCTGCCGACGTCCGCCTTGATGGCCGTGAGCGTGACGCGGGACCGGCCCGAGCCTGCGGAACTGGTCATGGTACACCTCCGACGGGCTTCTGAGCGGACGGTTGGGAATGGCAGGCCCTGGTTCGGCGGGAGAGGATGTCTCTTCCTTCTCAACAGGCGCCGCCGTGCACCGGCGCGCCGTCATGAGCGGATGCGCCTTCAGATGATCCTAGAACACGCGCGTCGGGTCGAGCGCGTCCCGGAGGCCGTCGCCGACGTAGTTGATGGACAGGATGGCGAGGCAGATCATAACGCCGGGGAAGAGCGCCATGTGGGGCGCAAGGTCGAGGTAGTTCTGAGCGTCGAAGAGCAGCCGGCCCCAGGTCGGTACGTCCGGCGGAAAGCCGTAGCCTAAGAACGAGAGCGTCGATTCCAGCAAGATCGCCGCGGCCACCGACAACGTGCCCGCCACGATCACCGGGCTGAGGACGTTGGGCAGGATGTGGCGCATCATCTGCTGGGCCGGCCCGACGCCGACGCTGCGCGCCGCCTCGACGAACTCTTTTTCCTTGACGGCCAGGAAGCCGGCGCGCACGAGGCGCGCCGTCGGCATCCAGTTGAGGATGCCGATCACCCCGACGATCAGCACGAAGGTGCCCACCTGCGTGCCGAAGCGGTGCGTAATCGGATCGTGGAAGAGGTAGACGATCAGCAGCAGGAGCACGAGCGCGGGAAACGACAGGAACATATCGGTGACGCGCATCAATACGTTGTCGACGTGGCCTCCGAAGAACCCGGCGACCGCGCCGACCAGCACGCCGAGCGTGATCGAGGTCAGCATGGCGGCAAAGCCCACCGCGATCGAGATGCGGCCGCCGTACAGCACGCGGGCCAGCATGTCCTGTCCGAGATCGTTCGTCCCGAACGGGTGGGCCGCGCTCGGCGGCGACATCGAGTGCCCGAAATCGATCGAGTTGATCGGCACGCGGTAGACGAAGGGCCCGACGACGCACCCGAAGGTCAGCAGCAGAAACGTCGCCGCGCCGGCCATCGCCAGGCGGTGCCGGCGGAAGCGCCGCCAGGCGTCGCTCCACAGGGTCCTGGCGTGGCGCTGCCGCTCGATCGCCATGCGCGTGGCGATCGGGCCGAGCGGCGCGACACGGTCGGAGCGGGTGCTAGCCATAGCGGATCCGCGGATCGAGCGTGCCGTAGATGACGTCGGCCGCCAGGTTGAGCAGCACCACGAGGATCGCCGCCACGAACGCGATCGCCATCAGCACAGGGGTGTCGCTGTTCTGCAGCGACGCGATCAACAGCGACCCGATTCCCGGCACGCGGAAGATCTGCTCGGTCACCACCGCGCCGGTGAACACGCCCGGCAGCTGCAGCGCGATGAGCGTGACCACCGGAATCAGGCTGTTGCGCAGGACGTGGCGCCGGATCACGCGTCCCCGGGCCAGCCCCTTCGCCCGCGCCGTGCGGACGTAGTCCAAGCCGACGTTGTCGAGCATCGACGACCGGACGAACCGGGTGAGCGACGCGGACTGGAAGAGCGCCAGCACCGCCACGGGCATGACCGCCTGTTTGAGGAAGCCGATCGGGTCGTGCACCTGCACGTTGTATATGAACGGCAGCCACCGCAGCTTCACGCTGAAGATGATGATCATCAGGATCCCGGTGAAAAAGGTCGGCAGCGAATAGCCGATGAACGCGAACGTCGTCGCGACCTGGTCCTGCAGCGAATACTGCCGCACCGCGGAGATCACCCCGACCGGAATGGCGATCACCACGGCGAAGAGGTAGGCGGACCCGAGCACCCAGAGGTCGGTGGGCAGGCGTTGCAGCAGGAGACGCGTCACCGGGATGTGGCTCGCGAACGAGTAACCCCAGTTGCCGACCACCCACGACTCGGCCCACTTCACGTACCGGATCGGCAGCGGTTGGTCGAGCCCCATCTGATGGAGGATGTTTTGGCGTACCTCGGGCGGCACGTCGGGGTTGGTCGCGAGTCCCGCCAGCGGGTCCCCCGGGGCCAGTGCCACGATGGCGAACACCGCCATGCTGATAAGGATCAGCGTGGGGATGGACGTCAGCAGACGCCGGAAGATATACTTCGTCATCGCGTCCTACGCGGATTGAACACCGGGCCCGGCGGCGGAAACCACCGCCGCCGGGCCCGGCACGATCTTACCCCACGCGCTTCCAGTCCGCGACGTTCCACGTCTGAGCGTCGAACGCCGTCATGTTCTTGCCGGTATCCAGCGTCTTCGCCCGCGCCGCGGCGTCCTTCCGGTTGATCAGCGGAATCCCGGCCACCTGGTCGACGGCGATGTCGTTGGCCTTGATCCAGAGCTCGGTGCTCTTCTGCGGGTCGAGCTCTTTGAGCGCCTCGTCGAACGTCTTGTTGTAGTCGGCGTTTTGCCAGCGCACCAGGTTCTGGCCGGACCACTCATTCTCTTTCTGCGCGATGTCGCGCGCCGGATCGCCGCTGTACCACTGCCGCATGTACGGAATCGGCGACAGGCTGAACGAGTCCGTGAACATTTCGATGTCGCGGTAGAAATGCGCGATCGTATCGTTGTTGCCGGGCGAGCTGCTGAAGAAGACGCCGGCGTCGACCGACTGCAGCGTCACCTTGGCCCCGAGCTGATCGAAGCCTGCCTTGACGATCTGCTGCTCCTTCTGCCGCAGGCTGTTTACGCTCGTGACGTACGCGATCTCCATCTTGACGCCGTTCTTCGCGCGCACGCCGTCCGGCCCGCGCTTCCAGCCGGCCTCCTCGAGCAGACTGTTCGCCCGGTTGAGATCCATCGTCATCTTCGTATTCTTGGAATAGTACTTGCTCGGTGTCGTCAGCAGGTTCGGCGACGGGTCGCCGGTCTGGCCGTACAGTTGCGTCGCCATCGTCTGCCGGTCGACCGCGAGCGCGAGCGCCTGCCGCACCTTCAGGTCCGACAGGAACGGATGCTTCGTCTTGATCGACGACCGCTGCCCATCGACGTCCTTGCTCGGATCGGTCTCGTTGAGGTAGAGGCACTCGACGCCGCCGCCGGGCTCCGTCAGGAGAACGCCCTTCCCCCCGGCGATCATGTGGTCGAGTACCGGCCACTCGACCTGCAGATTCCAGGCGTAGTCGTACTCGCCGGTCTCGAAGACGGCGCGCGCCGCGGAGGTGGCGTCGCCGCCGCCCTTCATCTGCACCTGGCTGAACGCCGGCTTGTTCGGGTCGCGATAGTACGGGTTGGGCTTGTAGACGACGAGGTCGCCCGGCCGGAACGAGTCTACCACGTACGGCCCCGTCCCAAAGGACTTGAGGTTGTACGGCGCGTTGCGCGCGTTCGAGCCGACGTAAGCGTCGAGCGCGTGGCGCGGCACGATCGCCCCGTACGAGCCGACGAACGGGATGTACCAG
Above is a genomic segment from bacterium containing:
- a CDS encoding fructose 1,6-bisphosphatase, producing the protein MTSSAGSGRSRVTLTAIKADVGSIAGHTQPSPEMLQAASQMLEARRGASLIDFRVTHTGDDICLLMTHKRGAGSEEVHRLAYDVFMAAGSIAERQGLYGAKQDLLKSDFSGNIQGMGPGVAEMEITERAAEPFMVLTADKTEPGAFNLLLYLTFCDPMYCSGLLLSPDIGKGFTFVVVDVNHTAAEREITLHAPEDLYDLATLLRDTGRFVVKSIHSRAHPEEQGAALSTTRLKHIAGRYVGKDDPVAIVRTQRIFPATEEFGLAFSKIPFVAGDTRGSHNMPLAPVPINTDSSIFYCLPMVSAAGYSVRDGVLTGPVDLFKNPVWDVFRNKAVEKGAEIRSQGFFNPAMLGMEELEYGGIMERLKNLDGRFVLDGHVSEKRAVKPLS
- a CDS encoding ABC transporter permease, with amino-acid sequence MAIERQRHARTLWSDAWRRFRRHRLAMAGAATFLLLTFGCVVGPFVYRVPINSIDFGHSMSPPSAAHPFGTNDLGQDMLARVLYGGRISIAVGFAAMLTSITLGVLVGAVAGFFGGHVDNVLMRVTDMFLSFPALVLLLLIVYLFHDPITHRFGTQVGTFVLIVGVIGILNWMPTARLVRAGFLAVKEKEFVEAARSVGVGPAQQMMRHILPNVLSPVIVAGTLSVAAAILLESTLSFLGYGFPPDVPTWGRLLFDAQNYLDLAPHMALFPGVMICLAILSINYVGDGLRDALDPTRVF
- a CDS encoding ABC transporter permease is translated as MTKYIFRRLLTSIPTLILISMAVFAIVALAPGDPLAGLATNPDVPPEVRQNILHQMGLDQPLPIRYVKWAESWVVGNWGYSFASHIPVTRLLLQRLPTDLWVLGSAYLFAVVIAIPVGVISAVRQYSLQDQVATTFAFIGYSLPTFFTGILMIIIFSVKLRWLPFIYNVQVHDPIGFLKQAVMPVAVLALFQSASLTRFVRSSMLDNVGLDYVRTARAKGLARGRVIRRHVLRNSLIPVVTLIALQLPGVFTGAVVTEQIFRVPGIGSLLIASLQNSDTPVLMAIAFVAAILVVLLNLAADVIYGTLDPRIRYG
- a CDS encoding peptide ABC transporter substrate-binding protein, which codes for MRNDDLRKLLTEYRTHRLSRRQVMTRMGELGLSLGAAWTLLDRATALPARAAAAPGRGTQGTLKLLYWQAPTIVNLHLANGTKDYHASRMVMEPLLSADSAGNFTAVLAAEVPTIANGGVAKDGRSVTYKLKQGVKWADGRPFTSDDVVFTYQYVINKATGATSYGSYTNIAKVEPINAYTVKITFKDPTPFWYIPFVGSYGAIVPRHALDAYVGSNARNAPYNLKSFGTGPYVVDSFRPGDLVVYKPNPYYRDPNKPAFSQVQMKGGGDATSAARAVFETGEYDYAWNLQVEWPVLDHMIAGGKGVLLTEPGGGVECLYLNETDPSKDVDGQRSSIKTKHPFLSDLKVRQALALAVDRQTMATQLYGQTGDPSPNLLTTPSKYYSKNTKMTMDLNRANSLLEEAGWKRGPDGVRAKNGVKMEIAYVTSVNSLRQKEQQIVKAGFDQLGAKVTLQSVDAGVFFSSSPGNNDTIAHFYRDIEMFTDSFSLSPIPYMRQWYSGDPARDIAQKENEWSGQNLVRWQNADYNKTFDEALKELDPQKSTELWIKANDIAVDQVAGIPLINRKDAAARAKTLDTGKNMTAFDAQTWNVADWKRVG